The following proteins are encoded in a genomic region of Sorangiineae bacterium MSr12523:
- a CDS encoding SDR family NAD(P)-dependent oxidoreductase codes for MTTSANNKMDLALPAIRLLQQRAAELEARSFEPIAIVSMACRLPSGIETPEAYWNALVEGRDAIGAFPARWARLDLYDPDPEATGKCYANEGGFVRDIEQFDPAFFGIAAREASAMDPQQRLVLETAWEALERAGRLPASLKNTKTGVYIGAMNPDYVSSQRTDLTLFDGYQATGSASSVISGRVSYVLGLQGPAVTVDTACSSSLVSLHLACTALRQGECDLALAGGVTVMSTPATFVEFSRLKVLAADGRCKSFSANADGAGWAEGCGIVVLKRLSAAQRDGDRVLAVIRGSAVNQDGRSQGLTAPNGPSQQRVIRDALAACRLTPADIDAVEAHGTGTALGDPIEAGALVEVFAAGRPADRPVHLGSSKSNFGHMQAAAGVSGVMKVVLALQHGLLPKTLHAEEPTPLIDWAKSGLSLLQEARPWQPKQGRPRRAGVSSFGVSGTNAHVIIEEAPAQPTPSAQPAVLEAYPLLISGRDEAGLRAQAGRWAAWLRENPAQSLFDVVYTAAEHRTHFESRASVSVKNAADAVEALEALAAGRSHRAVVQATAQKRAKVVFVFPGQGSQWRDMGKELLAACPEFAAVVAQCDAALRPWTGWSVAALLRGEEMADAPLDRIDVAQPILFTMYVGLAAAWRSLGVEPAAVVGHSQGEVAAAVVAGALTIEEGARVIAVRSRALRTVSGQGEMAVVELPIAEVERLISRYDGAVSIAAVNTATSTAISGDPDMVAELLDELDEQGVFCGNLNADVASHSAYMDPILPGIASELAVLRPKAAQVPFYSTVTGAVLGGEALDAAYWCRNLREPVRLDMALAQMLAQGHGVFVEVSPHPLLAMPLTTGTSEAGGVVVGTLQREQGGLAPLLANLATLHAYGHDVDWKRAFARQGQLVAELPTYAFQRERYWQETPAERRDVRQLGLGSPDHPWLGAVTALADEQGHLWTGRLSLREHGWLSDHAAFGVVLAPGTGLLELALTAARAIGAPRIAELTVSEPLLLASDPVRLQVMVNAPDGAGRRAISIWSQRESEDGVWTRHAAGELSAEEKGAPEPGPSLPENAETVSLDGFYERLRERGLEYGPAFRGLVELRRLGAVAHARVALPESVKASAGAYGMHPALLDAALHALAALSEGALLPFSWSDVELFATGATELDVRVELAHAQGGDSARAKILVADASGQPVLRAGELHLQRASAEQLQRSKASGTRDLYRVEFQPVQAPASAEEPRRVIVDATGAFEGNVGAAAQVAAVEALTKLQAMVADPELESAEIVWVTRNAVRASGTETLDLVHAPVWGLIRSARSETSDRVLRLLDAGTEPLDGDLVEQALSMGTEPELALRDGQILGARLVRVSSEGAWKGLDPEGAVLITGGTGELGQALARHLVAAHGVRHLVLTSRRGPDAPGAAELVASLKEHGAESVRVVACDVSDRAQVAHVLAGTAWTAVMHLAGVLDDATVQGQHADRFARVMAPKVQGALHLDELTAGMDLRAFVLFSSASGTLGAAGQSNYAAANTFLDALAADRQRRGLPATSLAWGLWNPAGMGLTARLAQADLARFRRQGIAALSIEEGMGLLDAALAHGDAQLVPVKVDATALQRGVATEESLPVLLRSIVRPRLRRAASGDAKSSSLGERLAAMPEGERLKWLVQLVQREAAVVLGLAGPSSVQPQHVLKELGLDSLMAVELRRRLATETGVSLPATLAFDHPTPTAIATLLLARTSLSRGTSPARWHTTRTTRAKHDEPIAIVSMACRLPGGVESPEGYWDVLREGRDVIEEFPARWQALDVFDPDPEAIGKSYTNRGGFVRRIDEFDAGFFGISAREAVAMDPQQRLILETSWEALERAKLVAEDLRESRTGVYIGSMGSDYGSNQRTEMDLFDGYQGTGSAASVISGRVAYVLGLQGPAVTVDTACSSSLVALHLACTALRQGECELALAGGVTVMSTPSLFVEFSRLKALASDGRCKSFSASADGTGFSDGCAMLVLKRLSAAQRDGDRILAVIRGSAVNQDGRSQGLTAPNGPAQQRVIRDALAASGLVAADIDAVEAHGTGTTLGDPMEAGALAEVFGPGRDGERPLYLGSAKSNLGHTQAAAGIAGVMKMVLALENELLPKTLHAEEPSPHVAWEGSGLALLRESRAWGRGERVRRVGVSSFGISGTNAHVILEEPPAPAPVPVPVPVPVCMIPVSARDEASLKAQIAKWETWLRAHPEQRLEDVAYTSWAHRTQFEVRAAVVAHSTEEAAAAFEQGRVLRGVNGGAETKLAMLFTGQGSQRAAMGQGLYAAYPEFRRAYDEVIAHFDRPLDESQLDRTEYTQPALFALEVALYRQWQAWGLEPSVLVGHSIGELSAAHVAGVLSLADAAKLVCARGRLMQACEAGGAMASIEATEAEVLAALQGRISIAGLNGPRQTVVSGDESAVQAILAHFEAQGRRAKRLRVSHAFHSAHMDSMLEAFAKVAESCTYHPPTVTLVSTLTGAVEEMATAAYWVKQVREPVRFLNAVTTLQSQGVTHYLECGPSGVLTAMATGCLGDDSRATLVPSLRGEQDEARDLVSALGALHVSGLALDVRKIYAGREVRRAEVPTYAFQRQRYWQETASARNDVRSVGLTSREHPWLGAVTTLAEGQGHLFTGRISAREHAWLNDHAVFGTILVPGTGLLELAHAAADAVGAQIVSELTLAEPMVLREKGSLRLQVTVGAADAEGRRPIGIHSQDEDGSDPAAWRHHAMGELRDESNLAPASPESWDLSDAEPIPLEGFYTRLRSYGLEYGPVFQGLVELHRRGNVAYGRAVLPEGAHAKTYDLHPALLDAALHSLAALTETDEARTQPPQSVLLPFSWNDVELHATGATELRIRIELETGTEHATAKVLVSDADGQPVLRIGSLLLQPASAEQIQASQRAEHMYCVELQPVRASENDDLAPADDVLVSADDVSALLARLDAGEPAPRSVVVDATEPSVPQSSEHARLTLGQATLRSTLEALRTLQRLVADPRLESTMLTFVTREALDGVDLEHAPIWGLVRAARSEHPERALRLVDIGSEPEGRTHLDRALAIANEPELTLRDGEILAPRLVRASSPNTAEATPRLSPEGTVLLTGGTGELGRELARHLVVAHGVRHLVLTSRRGMDAPGAQALVDSLRECGAETVRIAACDVAQRDQVAALLAGVERPWTAVVHLAGVLDDGTLQTQNADRFAHVMGPKVDGAVHLHELTQDKNLDAFVLFSSASGTFGTPGQSNYAAANAFLDALAAHRRRQGQHAVSLAWGLWAPGGTGLTAGLSKSTLDRFRRQGIAALSTDEGLRLFDTALQRPEAHLVPLKLATTPSDPHPLLRALSRRTRKRAGTSPAGESNLRERVLALPENDRLKFLTTIVRREAAAVLGASGIDGVQPQHVLADLGLDSLMAVELRRRLSAEAGVSLPATLAFDHPTPAAIAQLLLDRTQALPTQSRRRLTKAQLDAVAELLLGATPEQLETAGVASRLFDLQRALSQVVVPQRAPVVDIDTANTDDLLEFLDRKLGMAE; via the coding sequence ATGACAACCTCCGCCAACAACAAGATGGACCTCGCCCTGCCGGCCATCCGCCTCCTGCAGCAGCGCGCCGCCGAGTTGGAGGCTCGCAGTTTCGAGCCCATCGCCATCGTCTCGATGGCGTGCCGCCTGCCCAGCGGCATCGAGACGCCCGAGGCTTACTGGAACGCGTTGGTCGAAGGTCGCGATGCCATCGGTGCGTTCCCCGCACGCTGGGCCAGACTCGATCTTTACGATCCCGATCCCGAAGCCACCGGCAAGTGCTACGCGAACGAGGGCGGCTTCGTGCGGGACATCGAGCAGTTCGACCCCGCGTTTTTCGGCATCGCCGCGCGCGAGGCGAGCGCCATGGATCCGCAGCAGCGCCTGGTGCTCGAGACGGCGTGGGAGGCGCTGGAGCGTGCGGGGCGTCTGCCGGCCTCGCTCAAGAACACGAAGACCGGCGTGTACATCGGCGCGATGAACCCCGACTACGTGAGCAGCCAGCGCACGGACCTCACGCTCTTCGACGGTTACCAGGCCACGGGCAGCGCTTCGAGCGTCATCTCGGGCCGCGTTTCCTACGTGCTCGGTTTGCAAGGCCCCGCGGTGACGGTCGATACGGCGTGTTCGTCGTCGCTGGTGTCGCTGCACCTTGCCTGCACGGCGCTTCGTCAGGGTGAGTGCGATCTCGCGCTCGCGGGCGGCGTGACGGTGATGAGCACCCCCGCGACGTTCGTCGAGTTCAGCCGGCTCAAGGTGCTCGCGGCCGATGGTCGCTGCAAGAGCTTCTCGGCCAACGCCGACGGCGCGGGCTGGGCCGAAGGGTGCGGCATCGTCGTGCTCAAGCGCCTCTCGGCGGCGCAGCGCGATGGCGATCGCGTGCTGGCCGTCATCCGCGGCTCCGCGGTGAACCAGGACGGTCGCAGCCAGGGCCTCACGGCGCCGAACGGTCCCTCGCAGCAGCGCGTGATTCGCGATGCGCTGGCGGCCTGCCGCCTCACGCCCGCGGACATCGATGCCGTGGAAGCCCACGGTACGGGCACCGCGCTGGGCGATCCCATCGAGGCGGGCGCGCTCGTGGAGGTCTTCGCAGCGGGCAGGCCCGCGGACCGGCCCGTTCATCTGGGGTCGTCCAAATCGAACTTCGGGCACATGCAGGCTGCGGCCGGCGTGTCGGGCGTGATGAAGGTGGTGCTCGCGTTGCAGCATGGCCTCTTGCCGAAGACGCTGCATGCCGAGGAGCCCACGCCGCTCATCGATTGGGCGAAGAGCGGTCTCTCGCTCCTCCAAGAAGCGCGTCCGTGGCAGCCGAAACAGGGGCGTCCGCGTCGCGCGGGCGTGTCGTCGTTCGGCGTGAGTGGGACGAATGCGCACGTCATCATCGAGGAAGCGCCTGCGCAGCCGACGCCGTCGGCGCAACCGGCGGTACTGGAGGCGTACCCTCTTTTGATCTCGGGCCGAGACGAGGCGGGACTGCGCGCGCAGGCCGGTCGCTGGGCGGCGTGGTTGCGCGAGAACCCCGCGCAGTCGCTGTTCGACGTCGTGTACACGGCGGCGGAGCATCGGACCCACTTCGAATCGCGGGCGTCGGTCTCGGTGAAAAACGCGGCGGACGCGGTGGAGGCACTCGAAGCGCTCGCCGCGGGGCGTTCGCACCGCGCGGTGGTCCAGGCGACGGCGCAGAAGCGCGCCAAGGTCGTCTTCGTCTTCCCCGGGCAGGGAAGCCAGTGGCGCGACATGGGCAAGGAGCTTCTCGCGGCCTGCCCCGAGTTCGCCGCGGTGGTTGCGCAATGCGACGCCGCGCTAAGGCCATGGACGGGGTGGTCCGTCGCGGCGCTGTTGCGCGGCGAGGAGATGGCCGATGCGCCCCTCGATCGCATCGACGTCGCGCAGCCGATCCTCTTCACCATGTACGTGGGCCTCGCGGCCGCGTGGCGCTCGCTCGGTGTGGAGCCGGCGGCCGTGGTGGGCCACAGCCAGGGCGAGGTGGCCGCCGCCGTCGTCGCGGGCGCGCTGACCATCGAAGAGGGCGCGCGTGTGATTGCGGTGCGAAGCCGTGCCCTGCGCACGGTCAGCGGTCAGGGCGAAATGGCCGTGGTGGAGCTTCCCATCGCCGAGGTGGAGCGGCTCATTTCCCGCTACGACGGAGCCGTCTCCATCGCCGCGGTGAACACCGCGACCTCCACGGCCATCTCGGGCGATCCCGACATGGTGGCCGAGCTTCTCGACGAGCTGGACGAGCAGGGCGTCTTCTGCGGGAACCTGAACGCCGACGTCGCCTCGCACAGCGCGTACATGGATCCGATTCTGCCGGGCATCGCCTCCGAGCTCGCGGTGCTTCGGCCCAAGGCGGCGCAGGTGCCCTTCTACTCGACGGTCACCGGTGCGGTTCTCGGTGGTGAGGCGCTGGATGCTGCGTACTGGTGCCGCAACTTGCGCGAGCCGGTGCGGCTCGACATGGCCCTCGCGCAGATGCTCGCCCAGGGGCACGGCGTGTTCGTGGAGGTGAGCCCGCACCCGCTCCTGGCGATGCCATTGACGACGGGAACGTCGGAGGCGGGCGGGGTCGTGGTGGGCACCCTTCAGCGTGAGCAAGGCGGTCTGGCGCCGCTGCTCGCCAACCTGGCCACGTTGCACGCGTACGGCCACGACGTCGATTGGAAGCGCGCGTTCGCGCGGCAGGGGCAGCTCGTGGCGGAGCTTCCCACGTATGCCTTTCAGCGTGAGCGCTATTGGCAAGAGACCCCGGCCGAGCGGCGCGATGTGCGCCAGCTGGGGCTCGGGTCGCCGGATCATCCGTGGCTCGGCGCCGTCACCGCGCTGGCCGATGAACAAGGTCACCTCTGGACGGGGCGCCTCTCGCTCCGCGAGCACGGGTGGCTGAGCGATCACGCCGCCTTCGGCGTGGTGCTCGCACCGGGCACGGGGCTGCTCGAGTTGGCCCTGACCGCCGCCCGCGCCATCGGCGCCCCGCGCATCGCCGAGCTTACGGTGAGCGAGCCTCTGCTCCTCGCAAGCGACCCCGTTCGCCTCCAGGTGATGGTGAATGCACCGGACGGTGCCGGCCGCCGCGCCATCTCGATCTGGAGCCAGCGCGAGTCGGAGGACGGCGTGTGGACGCGCCACGCCGCCGGAGAATTGAGCGCCGAGGAAAAGGGCGCTCCCGAGCCCGGGCCGTCTCTTCCCGAGAACGCGGAGACCGTGTCGCTCGACGGCTTCTACGAGCGCCTCCGCGAACGCGGCCTGGAGTACGGGCCGGCCTTCCGCGGCCTCGTCGAACTGCGCCGCCTCGGGGCTGTCGCCCACGCCCGCGTGGCCCTTCCCGAGAGCGTGAAGGCGAGCGCCGGCGCCTACGGCATGCACCCCGCGCTTCTCGATGCCGCGCTCCACGCCCTGGCCGCGCTCTCCGAGGGCGCACTGCTTCCCTTCTCGTGGTCCGACGTGGAGCTGTTCGCCACCGGCGCCACCGAGCTCGATGTCCGTGTGGAGCTTGCCCATGCCCAAGGCGGCGACAGCGCCCGCGCGAAGATCCTCGTCGCCGACGCCTCCGGGCAGCCGGTGCTCCGCGCCGGAGAGCTCCACCTCCAGCGCGCGAGCGCCGAGCAATTGCAACGCTCCAAGGCGAGCGGCACGCGCGATCTCTACCGCGTCGAGTTTCAGCCGGTGCAGGCGCCCGCGAGCGCCGAGGAACCGCGCCGCGTCATCGTCGATGCGACGGGCGCCTTCGAGGGCAACGTCGGCGCCGCCGCGCAGGTTGCGGCCGTCGAGGCACTGACGAAGCTGCAGGCCATGGTTGCCGACCCCGAGCTGGAGTCGGCCGAGATCGTGTGGGTCACGCGAAATGCCGTGCGCGCGAGCGGCACGGAGACGCTGGACCTCGTGCACGCCCCCGTGTGGGGCTTGATTCGATCTGCGCGGAGCGAGACCTCGGACCGCGTGCTGCGTTTGCTGGACGCGGGCACCGAGCCGCTGGATGGCGACTTGGTCGAGCAGGCGCTCTCGATGGGCACCGAGCCCGAGCTGGCGCTTCGCGATGGCCAAATCCTGGGCGCGCGCCTGGTGCGCGTCTCCAGCGAGGGCGCGTGGAAGGGCCTCGACCCCGAGGGCGCGGTGCTGATCACCGGCGGCACGGGCGAGTTGGGCCAGGCGCTCGCGCGTCACCTGGTGGCGGCGCACGGTGTGCGTCACCTGGTGTTGACGTCGCGCCGAGGTCCCGACGCACCGGGCGCCGCGGAGCTGGTCGCATCCTTGAAAGAGCACGGGGCCGAGAGTGTGCGTGTGGTGGCGTGCGACGTGTCCGATCGCGCGCAGGTGGCCCACGTCCTCGCAGGCACCGCGTGGACCGCCGTGATGCACCTGGCCGGCGTTCTGGACGACGCCACCGTCCAGGGCCAACACGCGGATCGCTTCGCGCGGGTGATGGCGCCGAAGGTCCAAGGCGCGCTGCACCTCGACGAGCTGACCGCGGGCATGGACCTGCGCGCCTTCGTGCTGTTCTCGTCCGCCTCGGGGACGCTGGGCGCCGCAGGGCAAAGCAACTACGCCGCGGCGAACACCTTCCTGGACGCGCTCGCCGCCGATCGGCAGCGTCGCGGCCTACCCGCCACGAGCCTCGCGTGGGGTCTCTGGAATCCCGCCGGCATGGGCCTGACCGCGCGCCTTGCGCAGGCGGATCTCGCGCGTTTCCGTCGCCAGGGCATCGCCGCGCTGTCGATCGAGGAGGGCATGGGCCTGCTCGACGCGGCGCTGGCGCACGGCGACGCGCAGCTCGTGCCGGTGAAGGTCGACGCGACGGCGTTGCAGCGTGGCGTCGCCACCGAGGAGAGCCTTCCCGTTCTTCTGCGGTCCATCGTGCGGCCGCGTCTGCGTCGCGCCGCATCGGGCGACGCGAAGTCCTCGAGCCTGGGCGAACGCCTCGCGGCGATGCCCGAGGGCGAGCGCCTCAAATGGCTCGTGCAACTGGTTCAGCGCGAGGCCGCGGTGGTCCTGGGCCTTGCGGGCCCCTCGTCGGTGCAGCCGCAGCATGTGCTCAAAGAGCTCGGTCTCGATTCGTTGATGGCCGTGGAGCTGCGCCGCCGATTGGCGACGGAGACGGGCGTGTCGCTGCCGGCGACGCTCGCGTTCGATCATCCGACGCCGACCGCGATTGCGACCCTGCTTCTCGCGCGCACCTCGCTGTCGCGAGGCACATCGCCCGCCCGTTGGCACACCACGCGAACGACGCGCGCCAAGCACGACGAGCCGATTGCCATCGTATCGATGGCCTGCCGCCTTCCGGGCGGGGTGGAGAGCCCCGAGGGCTACTGGGACGTTCTGCGCGAAGGGCGCGACGTCATCGAGGAGTTCCCTGCGCGCTGGCAGGCGCTCGACGTGTTCGACCCCGATCCCGAGGCGATTGGCAAGAGCTACACGAACCGAGGCGGCTTCGTGCGCCGCATCGACGAGTTCGACGCGGGCTTCTTCGGCATCTCGGCCCGCGAAGCGGTGGCCATGGACCCGCAGCAGCGCTTGATCCTGGAGACGTCCTGGGAAGCGCTGGAGCGCGCCAAGTTGGTCGCGGAGGATCTGCGCGAGAGCCGGACCGGCGTCTACATCGGCTCGATGGGCTCCGACTACGGAAGCAACCAGCGCACGGAGATGGATCTTTTCGACGGCTACCAAGGCACGGGCAGCGCGGCCAGCGTCATCTCGGGCCGTGTGGCCTACGTACTGGGTCTCCAAGGCCCCGCGGTGACGGTGGACACGGCCTGCTCCTCGTCGCTGGTGGCGCTGCATCTCGCCTGCACGGCACTGCGGCAGGGCGAGTGCGAGCTCGCGCTGGCGGGCGGTGTGACGGTGATGAGCACTCCGTCGCTGTTCGTGGAGTTCAGTCGGCTGAAGGCCCTCGCAAGCGACGGCCGTTGCAAGAGCTTCTCGGCAAGCGCCGATGGGACGGGTTTTTCCGATGGCTGCGCCATGTTGGTGCTGAAGCGCCTTTCCGCCGCACAACGCGACGGAGACCGCATCCTGGCCGTGATCCGCGGGTCGGCGGTGAACCAGGACGGGCGCAGCCAAGGGCTGACAGCCCCGAACGGGCCGGCGCAACAGCGGGTGATTCGCGATGCGCTGGCCGCAAGCGGCTTGGTGGCCGCCGACATCGACGCCGTGGAGGCCCACGGCACCGGTACGACCTTGGGCGATCCCATGGAGGCGGGGGCTCTAGCCGAGGTCTTCGGGCCAGGCCGTGATGGCGAGCGCCCGCTCTATTTGGGGTCGGCCAAGTCGAACTTGGGTCACACGCAGGCGGCCGCGGGCATCGCGGGTGTGATGAAGATGGTTCTGGCCCTCGAGAACGAGCTGCTGCCGAAAACACTGCACGCCGAGGAGCCGAGTCCGCATGTCGCGTGGGAGGGCAGCGGGCTTGCGTTGTTGCGTGAGTCGCGTGCGTGGGGTCGTGGGGAACGGGTGCGTCGGGTGGGGGTGTCGTCGTTTGGCATCAGCGGGACCAATGCCCACGTGATCCTCGAGGAGCCCCCCGCTCCCGCTCCCGTGCCCGTGCCCGTGCCCGTGCCCGTCTGCATGATCCCGGTATCGGCCCGCGACGAAGCGTCGCTGAAAGCGCAGATCGCGAAATGGGAAACATGGCTCCGGGCGCACCCCGAGCAGCGGCTGGAGGACGTGGCCTACACGTCGTGGGCGCATCGGACCCAGTTCGAGGTGCGTGCAGCGGTGGTGGCGCACAGCACGGAGGAAGCGGCAGCGGCATTCGAGCAAGGCCGCGTGCTGCGTGGAGTGAACGGTGGGGCCGAGACGAAGCTGGCAATGCTCTTCACGGGGCAGGGAAGCCAACGTGCGGCGATGGGCCAAGGCCTGTACGCGGCGTATCCCGAGTTCCGGCGCGCGTACGACGAGGTGATTGCGCACTTCGATCGACCGCTGGACGAGTCACAGCTGGATCGAACGGAGTACACACAGCCCGCGCTGTTCGCACTGGAGGTGGCGCTGTATCGCCAATGGCAAGCCTGGGGCCTGGAGCCGAGCGTCCTGGTGGGCCACTCGATCGGAGAACTGAGCGCAGCGCACGTAGCGGGCGTCTTGAGTCTCGCCGACGCCGCAAAGTTGGTCTGCGCCCGCGGCCGTCTGATGCAGGCCTGCGAAGCCGGCGGCGCGATGGCCTCGATCGAAGCCACCGAAGCAGAGGTACTCGCTGCCCTCCAAGGCCGCATCTCGATCGCAGGATTGAACGGCCCGCGGCAGACGGTGGTCAGCGGAGACGAGTCGGCGGTCCAGGCAATCCTTGCGCACTTCGAGGCGCAAGGCCGTCGCGCGAAGCGGCTGCGCGTGTCGCACGCATTCCACAGCGCCCACATGGACTCGATGCTGGAGGCGTTCGCCAAGGTCGCGGAGAGCTGCACCTACCACCCGCCGACCGTGACCCTCGTTAGCACCTTGACCGGCGCCGTCGAAGAAATGGCGACCGCCGCCTACTGGGTCAAGCAAGTACGCGAGCCCGTTCGCTTCCTAAACGCCGTGACAACGCTGCAGTCGCAGGGCGTCACGCACTACCTGGAGTGCGGCCCGTCGGGCGTGCTGACGGCCATGGCCACCGGCTGCCTCGGCGACGACTCGCGCGCCACCTTGGTTCCAAGCCTTCGCGGCGAGCAAGACGAAGCGCGCGACCTCGTGAGCGCTCTGGGCGCCCTCCACGTGAGCGGCCTTGCCCTCGACGTCCGCAAGATCTACGCGGGCCGCGAAGTGCGTCGTGCAGAAGTACCGACCTACGCCTTCCAGCGGCAACGCTACTGGCAAGAGACCGCGAGCGCACGCAACGACGTACGCTCGGTGGGGCTCACCTCGCGCGAGCACCCATGGCTTGGCGCCGTCACCACCTTGGCCGAGGGCCAGGGCCACCTGTTCACGGGCCGCATCTCAGCGCGGGAGCACGCCTGGCTCAACGACCACGCCGTCTTCGGCACGATCCTGGTTCCCGGCACGGGTCTCCTCGAACTGGCCCACGCCGCTGCCGACGCGGTAGGTGCCCAGATCGTCTCGGAGCTGACCCTGGCAGAGCCCATGGTGCTGCGCGAGAAGGGCAGCCTGCGCCTCCAAGTCACCGTGGGTGCCGCAGACGCGGAAGGACGCCGCCCGATCGGCATCCATAGCCAGGACGAAGACGGCTCCGACCCGGCGGCGTGGCGCCATCACGCCATGGGTGAGCTTCGCGACGAATCGAACCTCGCGCCCGCAAGCCCCGAGTCCTGGGACCTCTCCGACGCCGAGCCGATCCCCCTGGAAGGCTTCTACACCCGCCTGCGCAGCTACGGCTTGGAGTACGGCCCGGTCTTTCAAGGCTTGGTCGAACTCCACCGCCGCGGCAACGTGGCCTACGGCCGCGCGGTGCTTCCCGAGGGTGCGCACGCCAAAACCTACGACCTCCACCCAGCTTTGCTTGACGCCGCATTGCATTCACTGGCCGCCCTCACGGAGACCGACGAAGCTCGGACCCAGCCGCCCCAGAGCGTCTTGCTCCCGTTCTCCTGGAACGATGTCGAGCTCCACGCGACCGGCGCGACCGAGCTTCGCATCCGCATCGAGCTGGAGACCGGCACCGAGCACGCGACCGCCAAGGTCCTCGTCTCGGACGCAGACGGTCAGCCCGTTCTTCGCATCGGCTCTCTGCTTCTGCAGCCCGCGAGCGCCGAGCAAATCCAAGCCTCGCAGCGCGCCGAGCACATGTACTGCGTGGAACTGCAACCCGTTCGCGCTTCCGAGAACGACGACTTGGCGCCCGCCGATGACGTCCTCGTCTCGGCCGACGATGTGAGCGCGCTCCTGGCGCGGCTCGACGCCGGCGAGCCGGCTCCGCGCAGCGTGGTCGTCGATGCCACGGAGCCGTCGGTGCCCCAAAGCTCCGAGCACGCCCGCCTCACCCTTGGCCAAGCGACCTTGCGCTCGACCCTCGAAGCATTGCGCACCTTGCAGCGTCTCGTCGCGGATCCGCGTCTCGAGTCAACCATGTTGACCTTTGTTACGCGGGAGGCGCTCGATGGCGTCGATCTGGAGCATGCCCCCATCTGGGGCTTGGTCCGGGCCGCGCGCAGCGAGCATCCGGAGCGCGCACTGCGCCTCGTCGACATCGGCTCCGAGCCCGAAGGCCGCACCCACTTGGATCGCGCCCTCGCCATCGCGAACGAACCCGAGCTGACCCTTCGCGATGGTGAAATCCTCGCCCCGCGACTCGTTCGCGCCTCCTCGCCGAACACCGCCGAGGCCACGCCCCGTCTCTCCCCGGAGGGCACCGTGTTGCTCACAGGCGGCACGGGCGAACTCGGTCGCGAACTCGCGCGTCACCTGGTGGTGGCCCACGGCGTGCGCCACCTCGTTCTGACCTCGCGACGCGGCATGGACGCGCCCGGGGCGCAGGCCCTCGTGGATTCGCTTCGGGAATGCGGCGCCGAGACCGTGCGCATCGCCGCGTGCGACGTGGCCCAGCGTGACCAAGTGGCCGCGCTCCTCGCCGGCGTCGAGCGCCCCTGGACGGCGGTCGTGCACCTCGCCGGCGTTCTCGACGACGGCACCTTGCAGACGCAGAACGCGGACCGTTTCGCGCACGTGATGGGCCCGAAGGTGGACGGCGCCGTGCACCTCCACGAGCTCACCCAGGACAAGAACCTCGATGCCTTCGTCCTCTTCTCGTCGGCGTCCGGCACCTTCGGAACCCCAGGCCAGAGCAACTACGCCGCCGCCAACGCCTTCCTCGATGCCCTCGCCGCGCACCGCCGTCGCCAGGGACAGCACGCCGTCAGCCTTGCCTGGGGCCTTTGGGCGCCGGGTGGTACAGGTTTGACCGCCGGTCTATCCAAATCGACCCTCGATCGATTCCGCCGCCAAGGCATCGCCGCGCTATCGACGGACGAGGGCCTTCGCCTCTTCGACACCGCCCTTCAACGGCCCGAAGCGCACCTCGTGCCGCTGAAGCTCGCCACCACGCCGAGCGATCCGCATCCGCTCCTTCGCGCTCTCTCCCGACGAACGCGGAAGCGCGCAGGAACGTCGCCGGCGGGCGAGTCCAATCTGCGCGAACGCGTGCTCGCACTGCCCGAGAACGATCGCCTGAAGTTCCTCACCACCATCGTTCGGCGCGAAGCGGCCGCGGTGCTCGGAGCCTCGGGCATCGACGGCGTGCAACCGCAGCACGTGCTCGCGGATCTCGGCCTCGATTCGTTGATGGCCGTGGAGTTGCGCCGCCGCCTTTCCGCGGAGGCCGGCGTTTCGCTGCCCGCCACCTTGGCCTTCGATCATCCGACGCCCGCCGCGATTGCGCAGCTCCTTCTCGACCGTACCCAGGCTCTTCCAACGCAAAGCCGGCGAAGGCTCACCAAAGCGCAGCTCGATGCCGTCGCGGAGCTGTTGCTCGGGGCCACGCCGGAGCAACTGGAAACGGCGGGTGTGGCGTCTCGCCTCTTCGATCTTCAACGCGCGCTGTCCCAAGTCGTCGTTCCGCAGCGCGCCCCGGTGGTGGACATCGACACCGCCAACACGGACGACCTCTTGGAATTTCTGGACCGCAAGCTCGGGATGGCCGAATGA